Genomic window (Vitis riparia cultivar Riparia Gloire de Montpellier isolate 1030 chromosome 4, EGFV_Vit.rip_1.0, whole genome shotgun sequence):
ttttatatttaattaatatataaatgatataaaaaaagggtcagaaaattataatgataagttttatatttttagtgattaattaaataaaattttaaaataaaataattagaattaatttgtttataaaaataattttttatagttttattatatatttgtctTGTGCATAATATTAAACAAACCGGTGGTCAGTCTTCAACCCGCCCCCACTTGATACTCAAGGCCAAGACCGTATAGTATTATTGGTGCGacgattaataaataaaaagagacaGCAAACAAATTAAATGCGGGACGTGTCGCAGCGAACTAATGAGCGGTGGTTGTCCAGGTCCCAGCCACTTCAGAAAGGGTCTCAAAAGATGGCCCACCTGGTTTCAGTGTGGCCAGGGCACTGCTTTGCAGCTCTCGCACCCTACGCCTCATCTCTTTCCCCTCTTCACCTTCCATCACCAACCTCACCACCCTCTCTATCTCCTCCCGTCCCACTATGTTTTTCCCTTCTCCCACCACTGGACGCGCTGCCACCCCCACCTCTTCCGTCAACACCGTGGCATTCATCCTTTGTTCCGCGTACAGCGGCCACGCAATCATGGGAACGCCGTGGCTTATGCTTTCCAAGGTCGAGTTCCACCCGCAGTGTGAGAGGAATCCGCCGGTGGAGGGGTGGCGGAGCACCGCCACCTGTGGAGCCCAAGACGGGATCACCAGCCCAACTTCTTGAGTCCTTTCCATGAACCCTTGGGGCAGATATGCCTCCGCTTTCATTACATTATTCCCCACGTTGAAAAATGCACCAGACGCACTTGCATCGCTTGGCGTGCGTACCACCAAGATGAATCGTTGTTGGCTGAGTTCTAAGCCCCATGCCAACTCAGTGAGCTGTGTGGATGTTAGTGTGCCACCACTACCCAGTGATATGAATAGAACGGAGTCCGGTAGCTGCTTGTCTAGCCACGCAATGCAGTCATTATCGAAGTCAGTCAGTGGTTCATCCTCTTTGATCAGCGGTCCGATTGGAAGAACCGGTGGAATTGGTATCTGCTGGAAGAAAGAGTTCTCCCTCAGACCTCGTAGCCACACCGGATCAAGATCCTCCCAAGTGTTCACGAAAATACCAACCGCCATGGGCAGCCGGCTGACGCTTAACAAGTACCACTTGTACTCCTCAATCTTCCGGTTGCGGACCTGGTCTAGTAGGTCTTCAGTGCGAATAGCGTTGCAGCCAGGGACCTGAACTGGCTTTGGAAGATCCACGTACTCGCCCTCAATCTCACGGTCCATGGTTGGAAGGTACAAAGACAAGGCAAGCAAAGCCGTAGAGGCAGTAAAGAAGGAGTAAGCGGGAATGGAAAGGTCTTTGGCAATCTGGAAAGCATCGGTGCAGAATATGTCCACTATGAGAGCTCGAGGTGGGTTCTCCCTGAGAACGGACCTGATACAAGGGAGGCTCTCCTGGACAATGAGACATAGCCGTTGCACGATCGTCATGTCGTCATGGAGAATGGTAGACATGTCAGCAGGAGGGAGTTCGACGACGTGAAGCCCGGAAGGAAGGTTGGGGGAACGGAGCAGCTGGGTCTGGGCAGCTGAAGCTTCGGTGGTGATGGTGATGAAGCTGACATGGAAGCCATGGTGGAGCGCCAAGCGTTTGGCCATCTCCAACAGGGGAATTATATGGCCCATGCCTGGGCTTGGAAGAAGTGCAACATGAGACCTCCCGGATTCAGCAGCCACCATCTTAACGCAGACCCACAGTCGCCCCTGCCTCTTTATCAACACCGGTAGAGAAGACAAACTGCCACCTCAAATTGGTGGGCTTGGCTAATGAAAATGATGTCTGTCTTTGTATTCAAACAGAATGGATCTCGTCTATATTTATAGCACAAAATATTCACATACGGATGCATAGTCGTCTGTATCACTGTACTTGACTCATTGGTGAAGCTCGCTCTCCAGTCAAAAGTACCAATTATCGTGCACCTCCGGTCAAAATTAACCATACCCCGCACGGTGTATAGTTAAAGAGTTTCATTTCTAGGCTTAGAATTATGGATTCAATTTCTAAGTCATCGAAGATATATTGTGACAATTCAGCTACAGTTTTTATGGCTAAGAACAACAAAAGTAGCAGTCGAAACAAGCACATCTACATCAAGTATTTAGCCATAAAAGAACatgttaaatagaaaatagtggTTATTGAACACGTTAGTATTGAATTGATGATTGCTGATCCTTTGACTAAAGTCATGCCACCGTTAAAATTTAAGGATCATGTAGATAGATTGAGACTTGGTTCCTTTGTGTGATTTTCGTTGTAAGAAcgaatgttattttcaatgaaactttatttgtgatgttttctcatatttgattttttttgtatacacttttattcatttattgagaaatatCATTAATGTTTGGACCTAGAATaaacatagggtttattcattaagttaTATGAGCTAGTGTTTAAGAGACATGATGCATTGTGATACATGGAAGATAATACTCGATTTTAGAGGACCTATCGCCATGATTCATGTGTTTTGTTCCTTGCTATGATGAATGATGGAATAtatggaccaagtgggagaatgttgaGATTTTATTTCTCTTGGATCTTCGATAATAAACCGAAAACGTGATTCAGAATGTGGTCCacatcattccatcaatttaggaaTGATGATTCATGCTCGAAACCACATTCGCAGCACTACCCCATGTTCTGTGCACGCTTCAAGCAGACTCGGTGATGGAGAGAGTCTTTAAAAGGTGCATAACACTAATGGGTAAGGTCCCTAAGCCTACAATCTCTTTCAGTTTTtcaaaacaccatctaagtggAGGTTATAAAGGTTTACAAACACCTAAAAcctgaaaattgaaaaacacaCTTTAACTTGTAGAATGACAATGGTGGGGGGTACGTTTTTTATCTGTATATAATTCCACTTATGATCTAATTGCTATTTAATAATTGTTATAACatatttagattaatttttgcCCATCAGCTGACACATAAGATCATTaggtttattttgattttgcatCACTTCTTGAAACCGTAAGGAATTTATGTTTTGAGTTATTTGAATAAAAGggtcttttaatttaatttttcatcatttttttttgtctaatttggacaaaaatatcacaattattttattgtaaaaataacaatttattttaaaacttatatataaatacttaaaatagtaaataacatttatattaaaaaaaatattacttttcaaaaaaaaaacctgaaaaaaGGTTAGATTCATGATTTCATaattatttcatccattttaataaaagatttcttatgttttagataaatattccaaaaaatgattgattctttgaatttttaacTGCAatgtattttattaattttacataaaaattcaCTATCCAACACTTAACAATGTTAATAATTACTTATAATTAAACTCATTTAGGAATGAGTTTCTTTTAATACCTGGCCCACTATGCTCCTAATGGAATGGGATTAGGATAAATATTAATGGGTTTGAGAATTCTTTTTAAACTCAAGATGGGTTTGGGTATAACTCTGTCCATTTggattttatatgatattaaataaaaatgtattttaattgattttttttttcattttcaactttttgaatatatatacaaaatattatttttcataaaaataaattataaatatgtataatatttgtttatttataaattgtgtttatttttaatagaatttaatattttcaaagtaaaaaaaataaaaattaaatggttCTTATACCTGCCCTATcccgtttatttatttatttattattaacagcaatgagaattaatttaaataaacgaTAAAGAGTTAGAACAAGGGTGTTTCGTCTTGAACACGTGCTTTTACCATCCCTAAACTCATCACATCTAATAACTAACATCAAATTTTTAGTTACTTGTCGGACAGTAGTTGTTACCACCTTGTTAAGAACAATTGAGTATATATAAAGATATAGCTTGGAATATTAGTGTATGGGCATGGCCATTATTTGCTCcctttagaaacaaattgaagTGGTGGAATTTGTTCTCTTTTTATCCTTTTCTCCAGTTGACATGAGAATGAGCATCCATGAAAAAGGATTCGATTCAACACCCATAACCATTGTGAATCTTTCATTCCCAAAATCAAAGTGGCTTTGTTCCTTCTAATCATCTAAGATTTTGGAAACATCCAAGTGGTGGATTTTAACGgcctgttttttatttttatgattataattttaaaaattatttggtgACGAAATTTTgtcttgatttttcaaattcaatagcaaaaactaaaataaaaatgcattaaaagatttgttttttttaattatttaaaaaaatttatatatatttttcttatttttgaaaactgataaaaacaatttctactcattttctaaaaactaatttttattttactttgtttttaaaaacgatttttaaagaacaacaatcaaataatattatgaatttatttaaaaaacaactttttatttttaaaaattaaaaaaaaactatttttaaattataccaCTCCTCAAAGTTTTTCGTCTTAtcattgataaataattaaaaatcacaaaaacctcataaaaattattatgaaaagattttaatatttttaactatataattgttaaacatgtttttatttttattttgaatctagaaataaaattaattaaaaccaaattaatatttataaaaattaaaggcaTGATGAAAgtgtttatattttctattttaaagatGAGTAAAAAAAGAAGTAACTTCAAACCACATACTTATTATTcttaattagaaatattttttgatcttattgtaatatcaaaatatatatatatttttatattacatgTGCAACGCATTCCATTGTTCTTTATGgaagttatatttatttatatcataataCCATATTTGAgttctattattttatatcttgatCTTATTTTGGCATACATGGTATCGGGGATTTATATCGTTATTCAACAATTTATATCCCTATCCAAATTTCactatatattttgaataatactaaatttaaaatttttaattatttttttagacatAATAGGCCAAGAGAAGTATTGGACAAGACAAACACTTCTCAATTCATGGTAGACTGGTCATGGGCCGAGTGGGTTAAGGTGCCCATCCATGATGGTGGCAGCATTCCGGTTTGTTCATGGACAGTACTAAACAACGGTGGTAGCATCTTGTAAACGCCGGAAATTTCCTTCATTGCGGTGCTGCCGCCACTCCCACCACCATCCAAGGCCTCCGCGCCACCACCTCCATTAGTCCAAACGGTAATTTTAGGCTGCAGACCTCGTACAGCCTCAGCATTAATCTTGGCAATCTCTTGAAATGTTCCGCCACTCACCATCATATAATCCCTCAATGCAGCATAGTTTCCGCCCAGAGCATCAAGGAGTGTGCGTAGATATACGCCTTGGGCTTGCGCCAGCGCCACGATTCCTTCGGCTTCTTTCTTCTTCGCATACAATTCTCCATCTGCGAGTTGCTGGCGTGCGTAGAATGCTGCCTCTGCCGATGCCTTTTGGGCAGCGGCTTCTTTCTCCTTCTCGTAGAGGACTGCTTCTGCTGCCTTCTGTTTTTTGTAGAGTTCCCAGTTTGCTTCTTGTACCTGAAGTTGTCAGCATCGACGAAAACAACGGTAATTAATCACGTTTATATTGGTATTTcaagtatttcaattttatcGATGATATATGGAtagttgaaaatattaaaaaaaactctaaaattcatataataaatagataatttaaagttgttttataaaaaataataatatatgtatataatataattaatcatatttaacaataatatgtatgcttttataaaaaagtatgaattttataaatttattaaattacatcaaatgttatttgacaataatattataatattttattataatatatctcaatttaaaattataatttatttaattttaattgtattaaatgatataaaataaatgatgatatatgtataaatttttttaatatatataaaaattttaatatttaaatttttatatttaattaatatataaatgatataaaaaaagggttaagaaaattataatgataagttttatatttttagtgattaattaaataaaattttaaaataaaataattagaattaatttgtttataaaaataattttttatagttttattatatatttgtctTGTGCATAATATTAAACAAACCGGTGGTCAGTCTTCAACCCGCCCCCACTTGATACTCAAGGCCAAGGCCGTATAGTATTATTGGTGCGacgattaataaataaaaagagacaGCAAACAAATTAAATGCGGGACGTGTCGCAGCGAACTAATGAGCGGTGGTTGTCCAGGTCCCAGCCACTTCAGAAAGGGCCTCAAAAGATGGCCCACCTGGTTTCAGTGTGGCCAGGGCACTGCTTTGCAGCTCTCGCACCCTACGCCTCATCTCTTTCCCCTCTTCACCTTCCATCACCAACCTCACCACCCTCTCTATCTCCTCCCGTCCCACTATGTTTTTCCCTTCTCCCACCACTGGACGCGCTGCCACCCCCACCTCTTCCGTCAACACCGTGGCATTCATCCTTTGTTCCGCGTACAGCGGCCACGCAATCATGGGAACGCCGTGGCTTATGCTTTCCAAGGTCGAGTTCCACCCGCAGTGTGAGAGGAATCCGCCGGTGGAGGGGTGGCGGAGCACCGCCACCTGTGGAGCCCAAGACGGGATCACCAGCCCAACTTCTTGAGTCCTTTCCATGAACCCTTGGGGCAGATATGCCTCCGCTTTCATTACATTATTCCCCACGTTGAAAAATGCACCAGACGCACTTGCATCGCTTGGCGTGCGTACCACCAAGATGAATCGTTGTTGGCTGAGTTCTAAGCCCCATGCCAACTCAGTGAGCTGTGTGGATGTTAGTGTGCCACCACTACCCAGTGATATGAATAGAACGGAGTCCGGTAGCTGCTTGTCTAGCCACGCAATGCAGTCATTATCGAAGTCAGTCAGTGGTTCATCCTCTTTGATCAGCGGTCCGATTGGAAGAACCGGTGGAATTGGTATCTGCTGGAAGAAAGAGTTCTCCCTCAGACCTCGTAGCCACACCGGATCAAGATCCTCCCAAGTGTTCACGAAAATACCAACCGCCATGGGCAGCCGGCTGACGCTTAACAAGTACCACTTGTACTCCTCAATCTTCCGGTTGCGGACCTGGTCTAGTAGGTCTTCAGTGCGAATAGCGTTGCAGCCAGGGACCTGAACTGGCTTTGGAAGATCCACGTACTCGCCCTCAATCTCACGGTCCATGGTTGGAAGGTACAAAGACAAGGCAAGCAAAGCCGTAGAGGCAGTAAAGAAGGAGTAAGCGGGAATGGAAAGGTCTTTGGCAATCTGGAAAGCATCGGTGCAGAATATGTCCACTATGAGAGCTCGAGGTGGGTTCTCCCTGAGAACGGACCTGATACAAGGGAGGCTCTCCTGGACAATGAGACATAGCCGTTGCACGATCGTCATGTCGTCATGGAGAATGGTAGACATGTCAGCAGGAGGGAGTTCGACGACGTGAAGCCCGGAAGGAAGGTTGGGGGAACGGAGCAGCTGGGTCTGGGCAGCTGAAGCTTCGGTGGTGATGGTGATGAAGCTGACATGGAAGCCATGGTGGAGCGCCAAGCGTTTGGCCATCTCCAACAGGGGAATTATATGGCCCATGCCTGGGCTTGGAAGAAGTGCAACATGAGACCTCCCGGATTCAGCAGCCACCATCTTAACGCAGACCCACAGTCGCCCCTGCCTCTTTATCAACACCGGTAGAGAAGACAAACTGCCACCTCAAATTGGTGGGCTTGGCTAATGAAAATGATGTCTGTCTTTGTATTCAAACAGAATGGATCTCGTCTATATTTATAGCACAAAATATTCACATACGGATGCATAGTCGTCTGTATCACTGTACTTGACTCATTGGTGAAGCTCGCTCTCCAGTCAAAAGTACCAATTATCGTGCACCTCCGGTCAAAATTAACCATACCCCGCACGGTGTATAGTTAAAGAGTTTCATTTCTAGGCTTAGAATTATGGATTCAATTTCTAAGTCATCGAAGATATATTGTGACAATTCAGCTACAGTTTTTATGGCTAAGAACAACAAAAGTAGCAGTCGAAACAAGCACATCTACATCAAGTATTTAGCCATAAAAGAACatgttaaatagaaaatagtggTTATTGAACACGTTAGTATTGAATTGATGATTGCTGATCCTTTGACTAAAGTCATGCCACCGTTAAAATTTAAGGATCATGTAGATAGATTGAGACTTGGTTCCTTTGTGTGATTTTCGTTGTAAGAAcgaatgttattttcaatgaaactttatttgtgatgttttctcatatttgattttttttgtatacacttttattcatttattgagaaatatCATTAATGTTTGGACCTAGAATAAACAtaggtttattcattaagttaTATGAGCTAGTGTTTAAGAGACATGATGCATTGTGATACATGGAAGATAATACTCGATTTTAGAGGACCTATCGCCATGATTCATGTGTTTGTTCCTTGCTATGATGAATGATGGAATAtatggaccaagtgggagaatgttgaGATTTTATTTCTCTTGGATCTTCGATAATAAACCGAAAACGTGATTCAGAATGTGGTCCacatcattccatcaatttaggaaTGATGATTCATGCTCGAAACCACATTCGCAGCACTACCCCATGTTCTGTGCACGCTTCAAGCAGACTCGGTGATGGAGAGAGTCTTTAAAAGGTGCATAACACTAATGGGTAAGGTCCCTAAGCCTACAATCTCTTTCAGTTTTtcaaaacaccatctaagtggAGGTTATAAAGGTTTACAAACACCTAAAACCTGAAATTGAAAAACACACTTTAACTTGTAGAATGACAATGGTGGGGGGTACGTTTTTTATCTGTATATAATTCCACTTATGATCTAATTGCTATTTAATAATTGTTATAACATATTTAGATTAATTTTGCCCATCAGCTGACACATAAGATCATTaggtttattttgattttgcatCACTTCTTGAAACCGTAAGGAATTTATGTTTTGAGTTATTTGAATAAAAGggtcttttaatttaatttttcatcattttttttgtctaatttggacaaaaatatcacaattattttattgtaaaataacaatttatttaaaacttatatataaatacttaaaatagtaaataacatttatattaaaaaaaatattacttttcaaaaaaaaacctgaaaaaaGGTTAGATTCATGATTTCATaattatttcatccattttaataaaagatttcttatgttttagataaatattccaaaaatgattgattctttgaatttttaacTGCAatgtattttattaattttacataaaaattcaCTATCCAACACTTAACAATGTTAATAATTACTTATAATTAAACTCATTTAGGAATGAGTTTCTTTTAATACCTGGCCCACTATGCTCCTAATGAATGGATTAGGATAAATATTAATGGTTTGAGAATTCTTTTTAAACTCAAGATGGGTTTGGGTATAACTCTGTCCATTTggattttatatgatattaaataaaaatgtattttaattgatttttttttcattttcaacttttgaatatatatacaaaatattatttttcataaaataaattataaatatgtataatatttgtttatttataaattgtgtttatttttaatagaatttaatattttcaaagtaaaaaaataaaaattaaatggttCTTATACCTGCCCTATcccgtttatttatttatttattattaacagcaatgagaattaatttaaataaacgaTAAAGAGTTAGAACAAGGGTGTTTCGTCTTGAACACGTGCTTTTACCATCCCTAAACTCATCACATCTAATAACTAACATCAAATTTTTAGTTACTTGTCGGACAGTAGTTGTTACCACCTTGTTAAGAACAATTGAGTATATATAAGATATAGCTTGGAATATTAGTGTATGGCATGGCCATTATTTGCTcctttagaaacaaattgaagTGGTGGAATTTGTTCTCTTTTATCCTTTTCTCCAGTTGACATGAGAATGAGCATCCATGAAAAAGGATTCGATTCAACACCCATAACCATTGTGAATCTTTCATTCCCAAAATCAAAGTGGCTTTGTTCCTTCTAATCATCTAAGATTTTGGAAACATCCAAGTGGTGGATTTTAACGgcctgtttttatttttatgattataattttaaaaattatttggtgACGAAATTTTgtcttgatttttcaaattcaatagcaaaaactaaaataaaaatgcattaaaagatttgttttttttaattatttaaaaaaatttatatatatatttcttatttttgaaaactgataaaaacaatttctactcattttctaaaaactaatttttattttactttgtttttaaaaacgatttttaaagaacaacaatcaaataatattatgaatttatttaaaaaacaactttttatttttaaaaattaaaaaaaaaactatttttaaattataccaCTCCTCAAAGTTTTTCGTCTTAtcattgataaataattaaaaatcacaaaaacctcataaaaattattatgaaaagattttaatatttttaactatataattgttaaacatgtttttatttttattttgaatctagaaataaaattaattaaaaccaaattaatatttataaaaattaaaggcaTGATGAAAAgtgtttatattttctattttaaagatGAGTAAAAAAAGAAGTAACTTCAAACCACATACTTATTATTcttaattagaaatattttttgatcttattgtaatatcaaaatatatatatattttatattacatGTGCAACGCATTCCATTGTTCTTTATGgaagttatatttatttatatcataataCCATATTTGAgttctattattttatatcttgatCTTATTTTGGCATACATGGTATCGGGGATTTATATCGTTATTCAACAATTTATATCCCTATCCAAATTTCactatatattttgaataatactaaatttaaaatttttaattatttttttagacatAATAGGCCAAGAGAAGTATTGGACAAGACAAACACTTCTCAATTCATGGTAGACTGGTCATGGGCCGAGTGGGTTAAGGTGCCCATCCATGATGGTGGCAGCATTCCGGTTTGTTCATGGACAGTACTAAACAACGGTGGTAGCATCTTGTAAACGCCGGAAATTTCCTTCATTGCGGTGCTGCCGCCACTCCCACCACCATCCAAGGCCTCCGCGCCACCACCTCCATTAGTCCAAACGGTAATTTTAGGCTGCAGACCTCGTACAGCCTCAGCATTAATCTTGGCAATCTCTTGAAATGTTCCGCCACTCACCATCATATAATCCCTCAATGCAGCATAGTTTCCGCCCAGAGCATCAAGGAGTGTGCGTAGATATACGCCTTGGGCTTGCGCCAGCGCCACGATTCCTTCGGCTTCTTTCTTCTTCGCATACAATTCTCCATCTGCGAGTTGCTGGCGTGCGTAGAATGCTGCCTCTGCCGATGCCTTTTGGGCAGCGGCTTCTTTCTCCTTCTCGTAGAGGACTGCTTCTGCTGCCTTCTGTTTTTTGTAGAGTTCCCAGTTTGCTTCTTGTACCTGAAGTTGTCAGCATCGACGAAAACAACGGTAATTAATCACGTTTATATTGGTATTTcaagtatttcaattttatcGATGATATATGGAtagttgaaaatattaaaaaaaactctaaaattcatataataaatagataatttaaagttgttttataaaaaataataatatatgtatataatataatt
Coding sequences:
- the LOC117912451 gene encoding anthocyanidin 3-O-glucosyltransferase 5-like, with translation MVAAESGRSHVALLPSPGMGHIIPLLEMAKRLALHHGFHVSFITITTEASAAQTQLLRSPNLPSGLHVVELPPADMSTILHDDMTIVQRLCLIVQESLPCIRSVLRENPPRALIVDIFCTDAFQIAKDLSIPAYSFFTASTALLALSLYLPTMDREIEGEYVDLPKPVQVPGCNAIRTEDLLDQVRNRKIEEYKWYLLSVSRLPMAVGIFVNTWEDLDPVWLRGLRENSFFQQIPIPPVLPIGPLIKEDEPLTDFDNDCIAWLDKQLPDSVLFISLGSGGTLTSTQLTELAWGLELSQQRFILVVRTPSDASASGAFFNVGNNVMKAEAYLPQGFMERTQEVGLVIPSWAPQVAVLRHPSTGGFLSHCGWNSTLESISHGVPMIAWPLYAEQRMNATVLTEEVGVAARPVVGEGKNIVGREEIERVVRLVMEGEEGKEMRRRVRELQSSALATLKPGGPSFETLSEVAGTWTTTAH
- the LOC117912987 gene encoding anthocyanidin 3-O-glucosyltransferase 5-like, which gives rise to MVAAESGRSHVALLPSPGMGHIIPLLEMAKRLALHHGFHVSFITITTEASAAQTQLLRSPNLPSGLHVVELPPADMSTILHDDMTIVQRLCLIVQESLPCIRSVLRENPPRALIVDIFCTDAFQIAKDLSIPAYSFFTASTALLALSLYLPTMDREIEGEYVDLPKPVQVPGCNAIRTEDLLDQVRNRKIEEYKWYLLSVSRLPMAVGIFVNTWEDLDPVWLRGLRENSFFQQIPIPPVLPIGPLIKEDEPLTDFDNDCIAWLDKQLPDSVLFISLGSGGTLTSTQLTELAWGLELSQQRFILVVRTPSDASASGAFFNVGNNVMKAEAYLPQGFMERTQEVGLVIPSWAPQVAVLRHPSTGGFLSHCGWNSTLESISHGVPMIAWPLYAEQRMNATVLTEEVGVAARPVVGEGKNIVGREEIERVVRLVMEGEEGKEMRRRVRELQSSALATLKPGGPSFEALSEVAGTWTTTAH
- the LOC117912739 gene encoding flotillin-like protein 4 codes for the protein QLQVQEANWELYKKQKAAEAVLYEKEKEAAAQKASAEAAFYARQQLADGELYAKKKEAEGIVALAQAQGVYLRTLLDALGGNYAALRDYMMVSGGTFQEIAKINAEAVRGLQPKITVWTNGGGGAEALDGGGSGGSTAMKEISGVYKMLPPLFSTVHEQTGMLPPSWMGTLTHSAHDQSTMN